From the genome of Muricauda sp. SCSIO 64092, one region includes:
- a CDS encoding RNA polymerase sigma factor: MNTKLLVIGLKNSNVRAFGKLFELYQPKIKAFLCSKNLGAGADDIIQETFITLWNKRETIDLTKSFDAYVLTIAKNYALKALRKQLSDEIDAANADIQDPSLAPGDFIDLRYYEKRIQSSVNKLPPQPKAVFTLKRQQGMSTKEVALELDISPKTVENYMNKALTALRKDLKDFAWLLLLPLL, from the coding sequence ATGAATACAAAGCTATTGGTAATTGGATTGAAAAACTCAAATGTTCGGGCTTTTGGTAAGCTCTTCGAGCTTTATCAACCAAAAATCAAGGCCTTTTTATGTTCAAAAAATTTAGGGGCTGGTGCCGATGACATCATTCAAGAGACTTTTATCACTTTATGGAATAAAAGGGAGACCATTGACCTTACCAAGTCCTTTGATGCCTATGTCCTTACCATTGCCAAAAATTACGCCCTAAAGGCCTTAAGAAAACAACTTAGTGACGAAATTGATGCCGCTAATGCCGATATACAGGATCCGTCCCTGGCACCAGGGGATTTTATCGATCTACGGTACTACGAAAAAAGGATACAATCTTCCGTAAATAAACTACCTCCACAACCCAAGGCCGTTTTTACGTTAAAACGCCAACAGGGAATGTCCACCAAAGAAGTGGCCCTGGAATTGGATATTTCCCCCAAAACCGTTGAAAATTACATGAATAAGGCCTTAACGGCCCTGCGAAAGGATTTGAAGGATTTTGCCTGGCTCCTGTTGCTCCCATTACTCTGA
- a CDS encoding FecR family protein — MASIKEIWKRYQSGKATSKDKKELIKAIDKKDAELDRIFTADWGASKDFKTDPDEIEHAKKRLLEELGLTKKRKRAFHGYRIAASVLVLIGLSLFLYLRNRDTIITIEVASGKTIEQVVLPDGSKVWINHGSSISYPKDFSPESRRLQLVGNAFFDVVRDPSKPFIIETGKLHVKVLGTSFDVYCYDDEPSSVTVQTGKVEVSHPQSNAKIQLIKNERSLLDPKSGTLQKVKTDSGMGIAWRNNVLQFENMELGQVLKNVERKYGVKINCPDTLLLKSRIRARYKNEPLDTVLSDLAFMTNFDYSKDEKTNEITLKPNPYEKIE; from the coding sequence ATGGCATCCATAAAGGAAATTTGGAAGAGATACCAAAGTGGCAAGGCCACTAGCAAGGATAAGAAAGAACTGATCAAGGCCATTGACAAAAAGGATGCCGAATTGGACCGCATTTTTACTGCTGACTGGGGTGCTTCCAAAGATTTTAAGACGGACCCTGACGAGATAGAACACGCCAAAAAACGGCTGTTGGAAGAGCTTGGGTTGACCAAAAAACGAAAAAGGGCATTCCATGGGTATCGAATTGCGGCAAGTGTACTGGTTTTAATAGGGCTGTCCCTTTTTCTTTATCTAAGGAACAGGGACACGATCATTACGATTGAAGTGGCCTCCGGAAAAACGATAGAGCAGGTGGTATTGCCCGATGGTTCCAAGGTATGGATAAACCATGGTTCCTCAATTTCATATCCAAAGGATTTTTCTCCCGAATCCAGAAGATTGCAACTGGTGGGCAACGCTTTTTTTGATGTGGTCAGGGACCCCTCAAAACCTTTTATCATCGAAACCGGAAAACTTCATGTCAAGGTGCTGGGGACCTCTTTTGATGTGTACTGCTATGATGATGAACCTTCCAGCGTAACCGTCCAGACCGGAAAGGTAGAAGTATCACACCCCCAGTCCAATGCCAAAATCCAGTTGATCAAAAATGAACGATCCCTATTGGATCCGAAATCGGGTACCCTTCAAAAAGTAAAAACGGATTCAGGGATGGGCATCGCCTGGCGCAATAACGTACTGCAATTTGAAAATATGGAGTTGGGGCAGGTACTCAAAAATGTGGAACGCAAATACGGTGTCAAGATCAATTGTCCCGATACCCTTTTATTGAAAAGTAGGATACGCGCGCGTTACAAAAATGAACCCCTGGATACCGTTCTAAGCGACCTGGCCTTTATGACAAACTTTGACTACAGTAAAGACGAAAAAACCAACGAGATAACACTAAAACCCAATCCCTATGAAAAAATAGAATAG
- a CDS encoding TonB-dependent receptor, with product MKTTYYGKQQLAIYKFCITMLLFSISLCAQASHIENVKISLEAESQTIDGIFKQIENKTSYLFRYSEDILNDERKFSLSYRNETVKTILDDISNKAGLVYKISGDNISVRKSLQKRSLRGTVVDDVGTPIPGVNVLVKGSQTGVVTDFDGNFTIDVSSGDILVFSYLGFTTTEVSITDQSELRVTLNENVDQLQEVIVYGYGTGTKEKFNGAVSKVETEKLNTFSSANFEQALAGNVSGVQIIGNGKNPGENSVIQIRGLNTLTAGTNPLIVVDGNPLSEGSSFSSINNQDIASINILKDAASAAIYGSRASNGVILITTKKGKQGDLKVTYDTYYGFQDRIDNFQLADAYDTALFDFDTRNFGYVSGGPGRSIDDDNATRDANGGGKRSRVQPFLQGYLDGQPGLTNTNWTDAVFRTARQQNHFVNLSGGTEKTDYSVSFGYLDQENIIISSDYKRYTTNFQLNSQISDRVRFGITSNISLVNSNPTGERGWSSHDAGRNRQPDPAYAIVLMHPYYPIFNPDGSFAIANQIDDNNDNWDGPISENVVAKAELTDFFERRLRVFGNTYLEIDLYKGLRFKTSFGGDYNTIFSEFFAPSDIGNYRTPVANNLAVAFENNDRRENYITENLLTYNKTFGKHTFDALLGFSYQQESSFETRLESNNFADDNLRNIAGATNPSSIPERSKWALTSYFSRLQYDFDGRYSLSGSFRRDGSSRFGANTKFGNFASLSAGWVLSNETFFPEDGLVSFAKLRASWGQTGNNQIGDFASIALVEPDNYVIDNQLTPGSFIRTSPNPDLSWETNTALNLGVDFGFLNNKLFLTAEYYNSKTEDLLLEVPVPQQSGFENSLQNIGELENRGFEFEIRGNNFQLGELRIGFNANLTTNENEVLALYGDQDQFIETRGGMGFLTKVGQSIAEFYAYDIIGVYRSQAQLDTETVTPLAGTEVGDYVVRDVNGDGQITPDDRTTLGQYNPEFTYGFGISLNYKGFDLNAQFTGIEGRKVTDNMLYDAESGEGFFVPTQYYVDNYFSDRNPDGFFRRPDFSSFSSAGRLTRASSLSVYDADYFRLRSIQIGYSFQPSITEYLGIDTLRLYVTGNNIFNITDFRGYNSDGITATSNEAQTLTRGFINSTSPLTRFMALGLNVKF from the coding sequence ATGAAAACCACCTATTATGGCAAGCAACAACTGGCCATTTATAAGTTCTGTATAACGATGCTACTTTTTAGCATCTCGCTTTGCGCCCAGGCTTCCCATATTGAAAACGTTAAAATAAGTCTGGAAGCGGAAAGTCAAACCATAGATGGGATATTCAAACAGATTGAAAATAAGACCTCATATTTGTTTCGGTATTCCGAGGATATTTTGAACGATGAACGAAAATTTTCACTGTCCTATCGGAATGAAACCGTAAAGACCATCCTTGATGATATCAGCAACAAGGCAGGTCTTGTCTACAAAATTTCCGGTGATAACATTTCCGTTCGGAAATCTTTGCAAAAACGAAGCCTAAGGGGAACCGTAGTTGATGATGTGGGAACTCCCATTCCAGGGGTGAACGTTCTTGTAAAGGGCAGTCAAACCGGAGTGGTCACCGATTTTGACGGTAATTTTACCATTGATGTTTCCTCCGGTGATATTTTGGTGTTCTCCTATCTGGGATTTACCACAACCGAGGTTTCCATTACCGATCAAAGTGAACTCAGGGTAACCTTAAATGAAAATGTAGATCAACTTCAGGAAGTTATTGTCTATGGATATGGGACCGGGACCAAAGAAAAATTCAACGGTGCCGTTTCAAAAGTGGAAACGGAAAAATTGAACACCTTTTCCTCCGCAAATTTTGAGCAGGCCCTGGCAGGTAATGTTTCGGGGGTCCAGATCATTGGGAATGGAAAAAACCCAGGCGAGAATTCCGTGATCCAGATTCGTGGATTGAATACGTTGACCGCCGGAACCAATCCTTTGATCGTTGTTGATGGCAACCCACTTTCCGAAGGTTCTTCCTTTAGTTCCATCAATAACCAAGACATCGCATCCATTAACATCCTTAAAGATGCGGCCTCCGCTGCGATTTATGGATCACGGGCATCCAATGGGGTTATCCTGATAACCACAAAAAAGGGGAAGCAAGGGGATTTAAAGGTAACCTATGACACCTATTACGGATTTCAGGACCGTATTGATAATTTTCAACTGGCAGATGCCTATGATACCGCACTTTTCGATTTTGATACACGTAATTTTGGTTATGTGTCCGGCGGACCGGGAAGAAGTATTGATGATGACAATGCCACCAGGGATGCCAATGGTGGAGGTAAGCGCAGTAGGGTACAACCCTTTTTACAGGGCTATTTGGATGGACAACCGGGACTGACCAATACCAATTGGACCGATGCGGTATTCCGAACGGCACGCCAACAAAACCACTTTGTGAATCTAAGCGGCGGAACGGAAAAAACGGATTACTCGGTATCCTTCGGGTATTTGGATCAGGAAAATATCATCATCAGTTCCGATTATAAGCGGTACACCACCAATTTTCAATTGAACTCACAAATAAGCGACCGTGTGCGTTTTGGTATCACGTCCAATATCTCCTTGGTCAATTCAAACCCCACCGGGGAAAGAGGTTGGTCGTCCCATGATGCGGGTCGAAACAGACAACCGGATCCCGCCTATGCCATCGTATTGATGCATCCCTATTATCCTATCTTCAACCCAGACGGTTCTTTTGCCATTGCCAATCAGATTGATGATAATAATGACAATTGGGATGGTCCCATTTCCGAAAATGTTGTGGCAAAAGCGGAATTGACCGACTTTTTTGAGCGCCGCCTCCGGGTTTTTGGAAATACCTACCTGGAAATTGACCTCTATAAGGGGTTACGGTTCAAAACCTCTTTTGGTGGGGATTACAACACCATCTTCAGTGAATTCTTTGCCCCCTCGGACATTGGAAATTATCGGACCCCTGTGGCCAATAATCTGGCCGTGGCCTTTGAGAACAATGACAGGAGGGAAAACTATATCACGGAAAACCTATTGACCTACAATAAGACCTTTGGCAAACATACGTTTGATGCCTTATTGGGTTTTAGTTACCAACAAGAGAGTTCTTTTGAAACCCGATTGGAGAGTAACAACTTTGCGGATGACAACCTCCGCAATATTGCCGGGGCCACAAACCCATCCTCCATTCCTGAACGAAGCAAATGGGCCTTAACATCGTATTTCAGCAGATTGCAATACGATTTTGATGGCAGGTATTCCCTATCCGGTTCGTTTAGAAGGGACGGTTCCTCAAGATTTGGGGCCAATACCAAGTTCGGTAATTTTGCCTCCCTATCGGCGGGTTGGGTATTGAGCAATGAAACCTTCTTTCCAGAGGATGGCCTGGTCAGCTTTGCCAAATTAAGGGCAAGCTGGGGACAGACCGGTAACAATCAAATTGGGGACTTTGCCTCTATTGCATTGGTTGAGCCGGACAACTATGTCATTGACAACCAATTGACTCCGGGATCGTTTATTAGGACCTCCCCCAATCCGGATTTGTCCTGGGAAACCAATACGGCATTGAACTTGGGGGTCGATTTCGGATTCCTGAACAATAAGCTGTTTTTGACTGCAGAGTATTACAATTCCAAAACGGAAGACCTTTTATTGGAGGTTCCCGTACCCCAACAGTCCGGTTTTGAGAACTCTTTGCAAAACATTGGGGAGTTGGAGAACCGAGGGTTTGAATTTGAAATCCGGGGAAACAACTTTCAGCTTGGGGAATTGCGTATTGGATTTAACGCCAACCTTACCACCAATGAAAATGAAGTGTTGGCCCTCTACGGTGACCAGGACCAGTTTATTGAGACCAGAGGGGGCATGGGTTTTCTGACCAAGGTAGGTCAAAGTATTGCCGAATTCTATGCGTACGATATCATTGGGGTATACCGATCCCAGGCCCAATTGGATACCGAGACCGTTACCCCTTTGGCCGGGACCGAGGTAGGCGATTATGTGGTCAGGGATGTAAATGGGGACGGCCAGATCACTCCGGATGACAGAACCACATTAGGCCAATACAATCCGGAATTCACCTATGGTTTTGGAATCAGCCTAAATTATAAGGGTTTTGACCTTAACGCCCAGTTTACGGGTATTGAGGGTAGAAAGGTAACCGATAACATGCTCTACGATGCGGAAAGTGGAGAGGGTTTCTTTGTCCCTACCCAGTATTATGTTGACAATTATTTTAGTGATAGAAACCCGGACGGATTCTTTAGAAGACCGGATTTCTCCAGTTTCTCCTCGGCAGGTAGGCTTACCAGGGCGTCCAGCCTCTCCGTTTATGATGCCGACTACTTTAGGCTGCGAAGCATTCAAATTGGTTATAGTTTCCAACCTTCGATTACGGAGTATTTAGGCATCGATACCCTAAGACTGTATGTCACTGGAAACAACATTTTTAATATAACGGACTTTAGGGGCTATAATTCCGATGGTATTACCGCCACAAGTAACGAAGCGCAAACCCTGACCAGGGGGTTCATCAATTCAACCAGTCCTTTGACCCGATTTATGGCCCTTGGACTAAACGTGAAATTTTAA
- a CDS encoding RagB/SusD family nutrient uptake outer membrane protein, producing MKFYSYLFLMIMVSLGLTSCEDELDILPITEKSANSFFSNEAEIESAIAGAYGQLQERGLYGLDLIGVGEISGEDSFEEIAANDGGRFGQLDDFSTNPGNDLVGDIWRESYRGIQRVNVVLNRITDIEFEDQALRTNRIGEMKFVRALLYFNLVRLYGDVPLVVEETESPFDFFGQGRTPSDQVYAQIEADLLDAIQDLPLEKSPARPAQGAARALLANVQMTQGDFAGALSNLEAVVNSGIYDLMPTTAEIFGVANEGNAEILFEVQFASGFNVDGSFEGSPAASQFRPSGTTANAKGHNLPTQAFIDSHEAGDTRLNDYVAVDPDANPFYFTTKYEVSATGVDDGGSDHLIIRYSDVILRYAEMLNENGQTAEAITQLNRIRTRAGLAGTTASSQADVRDAIRLERRFELFGEGHRWFDLKRYGNAVEVMNAFFESTGATTRITDNNLVLPIPQSQLDTDPGVITQNPGY from the coding sequence ATGAAATTTTATAGTTACCTATTTTTAATGATCATGGTCTCCCTGGGTTTGACCTCCTGTGAAGACGAATTGGATATTCTTCCCATAACGGAAAAATCGGCCAATAGCTTCTTTTCCAATGAGGCAGAGATTGAAAGTGCCATTGCAGGTGCCTACGGGCAGCTACAGGAAAGAGGACTGTATGGTCTTGACCTCATTGGAGTTGGAGAGATTTCCGGGGAGGACTCCTTTGAGGAAATTGCCGCCAATGATGGTGGTCGTTTTGGTCAGTTGGATGACTTTTCCACCAATCCCGGCAATGATTTGGTCGGTGACATTTGGAGGGAATCCTATCGGGGCATTCAACGTGTAAATGTGGTTCTGAACCGGATTACGGATATTGAATTTGAAGACCAGGCCCTAAGGACCAATAGAATTGGGGAAATGAAATTTGTGCGGGCACTGCTGTACTTCAATTTAGTGCGTTTGTATGGCGACGTTCCTTTGGTGGTAGAAGAAACGGAAAGCCCTTTTGATTTCTTTGGACAGGGCCGCACCCCCTCCGATCAGGTCTATGCCCAAATTGAAGCGGACCTTTTGGATGCCATTCAAGATCTTCCACTGGAAAAGTCCCCAGCAAGGCCCGCCCAAGGTGCGGCCCGTGCCTTATTGGCCAATGTCCAAATGACCCAAGGCGATTTTGCAGGGGCCCTATCCAATTTGGAAGCTGTAGTGAACTCCGGCATATATGACCTCATGCCCACAACCGCAGAAATATTTGGGGTCGCCAACGAGGGAAATGCCGAAATCCTTTTTGAAGTTCAGTTCGCAAGTGGTTTTAATGTGGATGGAAGTTTTGAGGGAAGCCCAGCAGCATCGCAGTTTAGACCTTCCGGTACAACGGCAAATGCCAAAGGGCACAATTTGCCCACACAGGCATTTATTGATTCCCATGAAGCGGGAGATACCCGGCTCAATGATTATGTGGCCGTAGACCCAGATGCCAATCCCTTCTATTTTACCACAAAATATGAAGTTTCCGCTACCGGAGTGGATGATGGGGGCAGTGACCATCTTATCATTCGCTATTCCGATGTGATATTGAGATATGCAGAGATGTTGAACGAAAATGGCCAGACCGCCGAAGCCATCACACAACTGAACCGGATCCGCACCAGGGCCGGATTGGCTGGAACAACAGCTTCCTCCCAGGCCGATGTTCGGGATGCCATTCGTTTGGAGCGTCGTTTTGAACTTTTTGGTGAAGGGCACCGCTGGTTCGATTTAAAACGATACGGTAATGCCGTTGAGGTCATGAATGCTTTTTTTGAAAGTACGGGAGCCACCACACGAATCACGGACAACAACCTCGTATTGCCCATCCCGCAAAGTCAACTAGATACGGATCCAGGGGTAATCACACAAAATCCAGGATATTAA
- a CDS encoding glycerophosphodiester phosphodiesterase family protein translates to MRLCIYVGFIVFIGTLGACRQEVGTPGQTGEEPFVEESVGESTSITDLIANLKDSQNNEVMVVAHRGDWRNAPENSLRAIENCITMGVDMVEIDIRETKDGQLILMHDETIDRTTTGTGKVADLTWAYLQTLYLRDEIGHKTPHQIPTLEAALQLCKGNILVNLDKSYPIFDKCFNVIEETGTQEQVVIKGAIPYDRVKKEFGPYLDKVFFMPIVRLHEPHAKDIVDTYLDSLQPVAFEFTVPQDTLKMIEYFDDIRAKGSSVWVNALWPRHNGGHDDEKAAMDPTVYNWFLDNHIDMIQTDRPKLLLEYLRDKNRHK, encoded by the coding sequence ATGAGATTATGTATTTATGTCGGCTTTATAGTGTTCATAGGAACTTTGGGCGCCTGTAGGCAAGAGGTCGGCACCCCTGGCCAAACGGGGGAGGAACCTTTTGTTGAGGAAAGTGTTGGGGAATCCACTTCCATTACCGATCTGATAGCCAATCTTAAGGATTCGCAGAACAATGAGGTGATGGTGGTCGCCCACCGAGGGGATTGGCGCAATGCGCCGGAAAACTCATTACGGGCCATTGAAAACTGTATTACAATGGGCGTTGATATGGTGGAAATTGATATTAGGGAGACCAAGGACGGACAATTGATCTTAATGCACGATGAAACCATTGATAGGACCACCACCGGGACCGGAAAGGTGGCCGATCTCACATGGGCCTACTTACAGACCCTGTATTTACGCGATGAAATTGGACATAAGACCCCACATCAAATCCCGACTTTAGAAGCAGCTTTACAACTGTGCAAGGGCAACATTTTGGTCAATCTGGATAAAAGCTATCCCATTTTTGACAAATGTTTTAACGTAATCGAAGAAACGGGAACACAAGAACAAGTGGTGATCAAAGGGGCCATTCCCTACGATCGGGTCAAAAAAGAATTTGGCCCGTATTTGGACAAGGTCTTTTTTATGCCCATAGTAAGGCTTCACGAGCCCCATGCGAAGGACATCGTCGACACCTATCTCGATAGTTTACAGCCTGTGGCTTTTGAATTTACGGTACCCCAGGATACCCTAAAAATGATCGAATACTTCGATGATATCCGCGCAAAGGGTTCCTCCGTTTGGGTAAACGCATTGTGGCCCAGGCATAATGGGGGGCATGATGATGAAAAAGCGGCCATGGATCCCACAGTGTACAATTGGTTTCTGGATAACCATATCGATATGATACAGACCGATCGGCCAAAACTGCTTTTGGAATATTTAAGGGACAAAAACAGGCACAAATAA
- a CDS encoding glycerophosphodiester phosphodiesterase family protein, translated as MEKYLKRTLLLAALVMGSVLYGQTDLNPKENRAAIILEQLKNPSGDYVLAVSHRGDWRHAPENSLPAIQRCIDLGVDIVEIDVRLTKDGHLVAMHDKTLDRTTNGKGKVSELTLDEIRAFRLKNACGVRGSRIPVPTLEEIMKLTKDRIMVNLDKVEGETVREAYEILKKTGTVKQAIFKGRETVQVMRQKYGGLMDSIIYMPILIDNTKNPAQFVEDYNADLSPLAYEVTFDSQDSENFKQISKLREEGIFVLNIALWDALVAGHTDEMSLLEGPDDSWGWLVEHGANGIMTDRPEELLIYLKQKGLRNP; from the coding sequence ATGGAAAAGTATCTAAAACGCACCCTTTTACTGGCCGCTTTGGTCATGGGATCGGTGCTTTATGGGCAAACTGATCTAAATCCAAAGGAAAACAGGGCGGCCATAATATTGGAGCAGCTTAAAAATCCTTCAGGGGATTACGTTTTGGCAGTCTCCCATAGGGGGGATTGGCGCCATGCTCCGGAAAACAGCCTTCCGGCAATTCAAAGATGTATTGATTTAGGGGTGGACATCGTCGAGATCGATGTGCGATTGACCAAAGACGGGCATTTAGTGGCCATGCATGATAAAACCCTGGACCGGACCACCAATGGAAAAGGAAAAGTGAGTGAACTCACCTTGGATGAAATCAGGGCATTTCGTCTTAAAAATGCCTGTGGGGTTCGGGGTTCCAGAATCCCTGTCCCTACTTTGGAAGAAATTATGAAGTTGACAAAAGATAGGATCATGGTAAATCTGGACAAGGTGGAAGGGGAAACCGTGCGGGAAGCCTATGAGATCCTCAAAAAAACGGGAACGGTGAAGCAAGCCATTTTTAAGGGTAGGGAAACCGTTCAGGTGATGCGCCAAAAATATGGAGGCCTTATGGATTCCATTATCTACATGCCCATTTTAATCGACAACACCAAAAATCCAGCACAATTTGTAGAGGACTACAATGCAGACCTCTCCCCCTTGGCTTATGAAGTAACTTTTGACTCCCAGGATTCGGAAAATTTCAAACAGATTTCAAAACTTAGGGAAGAAGGGATTTTTGTCCTGAACATTGCGCTGTGGGATGCTTTGGTAGCCGGACATACGGATGAAATGAGCTTGTTGGAAGGCCCGGATGACTCCTGGGGCTGGTTGGTGGAACATGGGGCCAACGGCATTATGACGGACCGTCCCGAGGAATTGTTGATCTATTTGAAACAAAAAGGGCTTCGAAACCCGTAA